CGGCTTCACGGTCTTCGGCCAAGTCGTGGGAGGCACCAACGTGTTGAACCAGATCAACGCGCTGTCCAAGTCCGAAACGAATGCCGGCGGCATCGTTGACCTGCGCTGGTGGTATGGCAGCCAGGCGGCGGTCTTCAGCGATCTGCCGGTCAGCTCGGGCCTGGATCGTCCCCGGTTCGTGGATCTGAGCTACGTCGATGTCTCGCTGCTGGGCGTGCAGGCGCAGGCCGTGGGCAGCGGCAAAAGGCAGATTTCGTGGAAAAGTGTCGGCAACAAGGTCAACACCGTCGAGTTCGCGACGAATCTCCCGCCGGTGTGGCAGACCCTGGCCACCACGAACGGCACCGGCAGCGTGGTGAGCGTGACGGATTCTTCGACCTCCAATTCGCGGCGGTTCTACCGCGTGCGGGTGGACTATTGAAATTTGAGTTCTCCTGCCGCGCCGGAGGCACGAAGCTGAACGCGTGAAGGTTCTTGTCACGGGCGCAACAGGGTTTGTCGGCCGGGAAGTTATCCGGCAACTCGACGAGGCGGGGCATTCGGTTCGCATTCTGGCGCGCGACCCCGATTCGCAGCGTGTTCTGGATATTGCCGGGCGTTTTCAAGTCGAAGTTCATTGCGGCAACATGCTCGACGCCGCGTCACTCGAAGGCGGACTCCAGCACATTGATGCCGTCATCCATCTCGTCGGCATCATCAGCGAGGTTGGCGAAAACACATTCGAGAATGTCCATGCGCGCGGCACGGAGAATATCGTCAACGCAGCGCGCAAAGCCGGTGCGCGGCGATTCATCCACATGAGCGCGCTGGGCACGCGGCCGAATGCGATTTCACACTACCACCAGTCGAAATGG
The genomic region above belongs to Candidatus Angelobacter sp. and contains:
- a CDS encoding peptidylprolyl isomerase, which produces MTFNFSARPGTLAQFRTAYGNIDVELYDQDKPVTVRNFLRYVQSGAYTNMFFHRCLTGFVIQSGGFKVTDRTDTNDATVFYGVSNFGPITNEFNVGPRRSNVYGTLAMAKLDGDPDSASSQWFFNLADNSTNLDNQNGGFTVFGQVVGGTNVLNQINALSKSETNAGGIVDLRWWYGSQAAVFSDLPVSSGLDRPRFVDLSYVDVSLLGVQAQAVGSGKRQISWKSVGNKVNTVEFATNLPPVWQTLATTNGTGSVVSVTDSSTSNSRRFYRVRVDY